The Helicoverpa armigera isolate CAAS_96S chromosome 15, ASM3070526v1, whole genome shotgun sequence genomic interval TACCTGGAAATTACGTaacaatactaaaaaaaaaaaaacacggttTGTTTGCTTTAAGACTCCGAAACTTCTAAGCTTCACTATTGCCGAGTAACATCAAAcatggctatattttgtctgggTATAGAAACAAGCAGTCTTTAGTCTGAAACTCGCATCTACTCACAGCAAGGGTTGTAACTTTTATGAGATAATTTCCACAACCTTACATCTTCTTTTCAGCTCTTCCCTGATGAACACTCCAGTGTACTTCTACTAtttactcccttatgtattctCCAATTAACCTTCCCtgtgtatttccttatgtacgtACTCTCTCTATACATATACTCCCTTTTGGACTATCCCTATGTACtgccttatgtactctccctatTATATCACATTGGAACACAACCCTTTTTAGAGACTTCATCCCTGTTCCCATGCATATATACTCACCCTAGTGCTAGCTTGATGATGTGCAATAGGTAGGATAAGAACGTGGTAAGGTGTCAGAGGGCCCTTGGCTAATGCCAGGTAACAGTGGGTGCCCACACTTATCACTAGATGCTTCTCCACAGTTGGGGATGAGAGGCAGAACCAACAGGTATctgaaagaaatataataatcttttttaatatttttggacgGCCTCCTGTCTTGGTGAAGTGAAGTTCAAATTATTGCTGACCCTAATATTTTTAGGTTTAGTTACCAAAAATACGATTTTAACATTACTTATATGGGGCTAATGTTAGTAGTTGTTAGCGGTTAGTAGTTGTGTTACCTGGATCAAATTCTTTCTTTTTCCTTTCTTGGGTATCATCTCTGCCCTTTCTTTTTCTCTTGCCTTGATCATCTTCTGGGCCGTCCATATTGAAGAAGTATTGACCGTTACCACTAAActgaaatacataaattatcaGCATACATTAGATAATAAGTGAAGTActactaacatagatttaagttttaaacttttttttgtatataacatacatatgttagtttaaggtatttatctatgggccattgatgcctaataaaaaagtttaaataaatatattatggtTGTTCCTAGGACATTTTGACCATATTAGAATAATTGAAAGAAAGTTGTGTATAATAAGACGCAGCATATAGCAGCAATAGGATTATGTGTTTCCCTATTCATTAACAAgctcaataattataattataccttCACAACTTTCCCAGGTTGATGTTGCTTCAGCAATTCAGGATCATAAGGACACTGCGTCTCATCCGTGGTGCCTTGTAACAGATCTGTGATCCTCATCTTAGAGATAGGTTGTAGAGAGCAGGCGTAAATCCATTTCTCTTTAACTTTGTTACCGACTGGAGCTAACGCTATGAACCTAGTTGCTACTTCCCTGTAGTCTTGGTGGGTGGAGAGGTTTCTAGaaccaaaaagtatttaattaaaaaacactgGCCACATGGATGATATTATGTCCTACttcatagaaatataaaaaataagtcttaaaattcttaattcaaattctTCTACATTCATTTAATTGaatcatttctttttattatttgaaactgATGAGGAGATAAAATGAATTACCTGTAAGGTTGCCTTTCATAATGTTTTGCAGGAGATGGTACAAAATGATATCTAGGTTTTATATGGAGGGCAAGCCAAGACAGTAAGTCAGATAAGTTCTCCTGTTCTATATCTACctgcaaaagaaaaaatacataataacatcAATTCATTTGGGAAATTGCTTCATTTTACCCAACAATATTATagcaatacattttttataccttCTGTATTTCATCTTGCTGTATCCCAGCAGGCCATAGCGTAGTTATAAGTAAATCAACTCCTCTATATTCACTCTGGCCTCTAAAACATGCATCCCTCACAGCACTGCAGTCACTGGGCTCAAATGTGCACATTGGAACCTCTTTGCCAAGCTCTCGTCTTGATAAACCGGTTAGGTAAGCTATTTTAACATCAGCACTGGTTGTAAATATACCTCTTTTACCTGGAATTCAATAACATAATATGTTAGCAGAATATTGTACGTAACTTTTCAAAGGAAACATGTTAAAATGATGTCAAAGAAATGTTAAACTTAAAGCGATATAGGACTTACCCATGTAGATAACATTTGGGACTATCTCTGATCCCTCTTCACAATAAAGTGGGACATGTTCACTTTTAGATGGCCCAAAAACATAAGTAGTCACTGGCACTGAAACAATAATGATTATAAAAGGTAACAATTTTCTCGCAGCAAGTTGGTcctttataaaatgaaaattatttttaaactctaTCTTACCTTTTCGGGTGCCCATTTTATAAGCATCTAATTGTGAGTTATCATCTCCAAAAAAGTTTCCCGCGCATAACAGGACATCGAAAGGTCCAGACTTCTTGACTATAGTCTCAACGCGGGAAAACAAGGCATTGAAGTTTCCATTTACATCTCCACAtataagtctgaaataaaagGTTAATTAATAGGATACTGTTGATGTGTAGCCTATTTCAGACCATCGTAATTTATAGGAAAATTATCTTATTCTTTATCGATCGGGACAACCACAGTAACGGATTTCATTCACATGGTGCATTGCTGCATGGTGTAAGGTATTGCGCGGTTAATGATTACTTACGTTTTTTGTTTATCCATCTTGAAATGAAgtattttcaaatttattttaggTTGTTTTCATTAGTGATTCGTTTAGTTGTACAACAAATGAAAATGTACTGAATCTGAATGAAAGAAAATGACGTTGACACCACCCACCGTAATGACAATGACAATAAAGAAAGACATTCAAGATCAATGTTCAAGATTCAAGTTCCtgattcaaattataatttagaaaatctCATTAAATAAAGTGAATGTTTCCTGATTTATattgcaaattattattttatgctcGAGGTTAATTTTACGAATTTCCAATTTtgatcatgaatattttatgtgcataaaaatctatttactaTCAGTGGTGGAACCGTACACAATAGACAACCACAgacaatttaaaaagtaaatgtcAGCATCGTCAAACGTCAAATTCGTCAAAATGTCACGCTTGTTGTAACTGTTTATTAAACATTGTGTTATTTGTTAAAATAGACCTTTTATAAATGTTGAAAGAATAAAAGCCTGTACATAGAATATGGCTTCGTCAAGTAAACTACCCGGCACGGGATTGGAAGAGGTTGGCGTCCCAGGACAGTCGTACCTTCGTGATGCACTCACTAGCTGCACTGACCCCTTGAAAGCTATTGAAGAGTTTCAACTGGAAAATGGTATATTATTACCTTCTTTAAGGCCGATGTTGCCTCTATTAGACCTTCACGGAGTACGTCGGCTTGATTTCCACACATCTGTATTGGAAGAACTGAGAGATAAACTAATAGCACACATAAATGAACTGGGTTCTAAAGATGGTAAAGAGCATGATAAGAAACTAAAAGAATTGCTAACTAAAAGTTTTCCTGTAGTAAAGGTTAAGTCTCTGAGACCAGTTATAATGAGCATATTGAAAAACACTCCTCATATTGATGACAAATTCCTCAAAGTATTAGTGAAGGATCGTGAACTGTATAATGACACTGAAACGGAGGTAAAGCGACAAATATGGCAAGACAATCAATCCCTCTTTGGTGATGAAGTATCACCATTACTCAGTCAATACATCAGAGAGAAGGAGAATGTTCTATTTGACCAAGAGAACTTGACAAACCTATTCTTTTCTCCATCTCCTAAAGTGAGGAGGCAAGGAGCTGTAGTTCAGAAACTTGCCCACATGATTGGCAACAGTGTCAAGTTGTATGACATGGTCTTACAGTTCCTTCGTACATTGTTCCTAAGGACAAGAAATGTTCACTATTGTACTCTAAGAGCTGAGCTGTTGATGGCTTTGCATGATCTGGAAATTCAAGATATTATATCAGTAGACCCGTGTCATAAGTTCACTTGGTGCCTTGATGCATGCATTAGAGAAAGAAATGTTGACATAAAGAGATCTAGAGAACTTCAAGGGTTTTTGGACAGTATCAAAAGAGGCCAGGAGCAAGTCCTAGGTGATTTGTCTATGACCCTCTGTGATCCTTATGCTATAAACTTCTTAGCAACCTCTGCTATCAAGATATTGCAACATTTAATAAACACAGAAGCACTTCCAAGAgataatacaatattaatactGTTATTGAGAATGTTGTCATTGGGCTTAAGTGCTTGGGTAATGATTGATTCTCAAGAGTTTAAAGAGCCTAAGCTTGATAGTCAAGTGGTTACTAAATATTTACCTGCTCTGATGTCTCTGATGGTTGATGATCAAGTCAGAGCTTTGCATAATAAGTTGCCCCCAGATGAGAGAGAATCAGCGATTACAACTATTGAACATTCAGGGCCTCCGCCTGATGCTTGTGAAGCTTATATGAGGGAGAGTTCAGTATGTGGAGTGCTAGCTATGTACTACACACTGCATGCAGCTAAGTTAAGAGATAGAGGAGCACTGCTACGTATTCTCAGCATCCTGGGTAGTTGTAAAGATGGAAGGGCTTATGAGGACCCATTCTTACATGCTCTTGTGGCACTATTAGTACAACTACCTGATGAGTTCCAAGGTGAAGACTTCAGTACAGTATTATTTGATGAGTTCTTTTTCGCTGGATTGTCTAAGGATAATGTTACAAGACATTTACTGAAATTGTTGTGGTATATCCACCCTAAGCTTCCAGAGACAAGAATACAGACTTTGATGAAGGCCTTACAGCCGGGCACGCAGCACAATGAGTCTGTGCATAAGTTGTATGAGACATTACAGCAGAAGATGACGACACAGACTGAGCCAGTGGCCAGCACTAGTGAAATGGAATATTTGGACTCTCCTCTCATGAGTGTACCAACGCCTGCACCCTATCACATGTAAAACATTGACTTAATTTTAGTATGTAGTtctatacaatattattaaaaaataaatcagactAACATTATCTTctaagaaattttatttcataaaatgggAATAGAGAAACAAAATGtcactgtaaaatatttattagtagcAACTTACAGTAAGATTCatattaatacatataaaaaaatgttaaaacaaattatattgtaCTTTAATGTTAACAGATCATTTGGACGGAATAAGACTGAGCATTTATGGCATTAAAACCTATATTGATGACTGTTGGATGTTGGGAcgcattataaaaatgtttattaatttaagagtTAGATATAAAACGATGCATTATGCGTTGACTTGTCGAAGTTACGCGCGGTGGTCACGTCTGTCGGGCTTCATGTCCAGTGAGTGCAGAGAGCGAAGGGACCGGGAGCGCTCGAACAGAGATGGGTCCGTGTAGATAGGCTCGCTACCGTCGTCGAAGGCACTCGCCAACCGCCCCGAGGACCCTGCTTCTTCGCCCACTTCGGCGAAAGTCCGTCCCAAACCACTGAAATAGGCGTAGGTAAACTTCATTATAGTAGGCACTTATAGTGAATGTATTACTACAGGGAACATCATAAATAATGTCTCTCACGTAACATTCATTTCCTTGACTGAATCACGTGATCAACGCCTTTTTCCGTCAACATTAATCAATATCCTTATCGAAGTGTAAAGTATTTACACTTTTATTGgcatgtttattttcaattgacGCAATTTCTGCTTATCTGCTGAACTTTGACTGAATGATTGCCACCTGTCTACTTAATGTGCTTTATTTTAGAGTCGGTGAACTCTTTGTACCTTGTACGGACTCGCACCAGAGTCTTTAAAGCGACAAATAGTTCATTCAATCTCcatactttaaattaatttcatactttttaaaGCTCTTAATTTAGAACCACATGCTTTTGCAATAGTTACGCATAAGCAAACGAATATTTTCTCTCATTACCTCAAGGAGAAGGGTTTATGCAGATGTGAGGCGGAGAAAAGCGAGGGTCTTGTAGGCCTAGGTCCCGGGGTCACTGGCCGCAGCGCCGGCGCAGGTGACGATGCCTGAATGTTCTTACGCAGCACTCGCCAATAGCGTCTGTTTGAggaaaatatcataattaatgTATAATAACTACGTAGTTAAAATTGATATATTAGGAACCTATTAAAGGTTTGCCAATGATTTAAGCCGAATAAAAGCAACATCAGAATTAGCACCGTCTAAATTAGGATCGGGGAAAGGACCTGTTTACTCAATTAGATTGATACTTTACCTgcctacttaattaaataaacgataacaataattataaatacctatGGTTTTTGTGTGGTAGCAACTAGATAAGTAGGCAGGCAGGTACTATACCATAGCAACTAGCTACCTTAAAATACCAACTGTTAtctatcatttaaatataactaGAAATAGATAGGAACGTAAGTAGGTAGAGACAAGTCAACTCAGTTCCAAATCTCCAGACTTGACACTGATAAAATTATGAACCTACTATGGAAAATAATAGACACAGATAGTAGACCATACCAGCTATCGAAATATGCCAGTTAGGTAACTTCTAACtggaacaaaaagaaaaaatgcaTCAGAGCGAAGCCAGGATGAGtcgctagttaaaaataatagtttaaaaaaactaaaaaacacgctttttatagaaaaccgaactaaaaaatttaaaataaattttaatgaatttaaattaagataagtgttaaaaatttcaatgaatataaattaataatagtgtgaatacaaaaaaaaatatttaaaaaaaagcgtggggtgcatggtgtcaatagttataaatattttattgacagatatgagtagagtgattttcatttcgataatatcttaaaaagcaccccacgcttttcttaaatatttttttttgtattcacactattattaatttatattcattgaaatttttaacacttatcttaatttaaattcattaaaatttattttaaattttttagttcggttttctataaaaagcgtgttttttagtttttttaaactattatttattttctactttttagtttgttttaaaactattatttgttttgtagaattaaaattctctttagtatacaaaaatttgtccatattagagaaaacggctaaagataatttttggaaataaaaattaacatcgagtcctgccttatcgactgtagagaaaaattctagaaaattttaattaattttcttattagatgaaaattatataaattaacaaaaatcatattttgcaaatggaaaagcctagaagtcggtgtctaatggatgttactaagttaattttgccaccgacttctaggccgatgcacctaaaattagtttttttttgcttttttgtgttttgggaagtcggtttaatttttctatgaaaaagttttttatttaaagcttttcagtgatacgaatagttgtcactatccatacaagtgggaagttttcatcaatacaaagaatataagtccaaacgaggtattttatatattcagttgtcgagttccctcgactttctctggtctccatcatcaggttagctccaaaccttcactgttgcataggtcttgtcaatacaaataatttaatcccaaacacgaggtagtttacatattcagttgtcgagttccctagactttctctggtctccgtcatcaggtcagctccaaaccttcactgttgcaaaggtcttgtcaatacaaataatttaagctcaaagctcaaacacgaggtagtttacatattcagttgtcgagttccctcgaccctctctggtctccatcatcaggtcagctccaaatcttcacagttgaatagtgcttttaggcgtacacctgagtgttaagtttttactctatgtatgcctacaactttcgaaggttgccctcgatttctcaagttttccatcatcagatcatgacctgatgactatgggaccaactagcagctattccgagtcgaacaaaacaagaatcacgtaaatcggtctataaacctcggagtaatcgatgtgtatgtgaaacctcctcctttttgggaagtcggttaaaaatggaataattttatcaaattagtgtattgtcatcggccctcaataaatctacaaagtttgaacgaaatctgaccgtttaaagtgggtcaaaatcgcgcccaaagaagtcggttacaaacaaacatacaaacatacaggtgaagctaataaaaagcgtgtaaaaacaaaactgcaCGCTTCAAGCACGTGCTCTCTGCGTGTGAACGTTTTAAATATAGccgtgtttataaataaacgccGTATTATGTTTTATGCGTCACACTGCATTAAATTACATTGGTCAGGTATCTGTTAAAGGACGTTTAAGGAGGACTTAAATAGCCATTTGTTAAGTCCATTCACATTCATTATGACTTAGGTATTCTAGTTTTTCTGATCAAAAGAGAATCTTCATGCCAAAAAAAGATATGTTCCACGaagtatctacctacctaaactGCTGGGGACGAAGCCAAAATTCCTATGGGCCTATTTGTGGAAAGCTAGTTAAAGAtgattaattaagttttttttggttAGCTTAAATGCTCAGTATTCTAGGACCTATATCTTGTGCCTTGAGAAACTTGAACCTACTTTTCTCATAAAGTTAACACCAGTTATACAAACCTGTAGATATACAAGGCAGCAGTCAGCATAGCCAGTAACAATGACAGGAGCACACAGAGGGCCACCAGCAGAGCCCTGTAGTGGTACGGAGGCACGCAGATACCGGCAGCAGCTACCACGGGTGAAGAGTCACTCTCGCCATTCTCTTCAAGCAGCTCGTTGCGGTTGTCAAAGACCTGGGGAAACGATGACGGATTTTTGAAGTCATTAGGTTTACCTACTTACAAGTAGATAGAACTGTCTCCATTATTTGTTCAAAGAATGGGAATTTGGTATTGCCTCCAGGAAAGACGAATTCGGGTGAAACTACACCCCTGTCGTAGGCACATAgacttacataggtacctaggaTGCTACCTAGGTGTTGAACAAAACTACAAAAGAATGTTGTGGCTGGTTTAATGGGTGCTATGCTGCCCATCGTTAATAAGCCCCTTGGTGAGTTTTATCTCATTTATCaacaatacaatgttttgataaaagttCATTACTATTAGcttgttgaaataaaagataACGCCGATAATGAGTTAATtctaatatttgtgtatttttttacaaaaacaactcAAGTGCTTAGGTAAGTATTGCttatttttcatgtattttgtaGCTGAAAGATTAACTCCATGAACTAAAAAAGTGATCCGCTCTCTTACTTATAGGTAGTCCCAACAATCAAAGGAAGTCCCATCATGTTTAATTTCATAGTAAGCCATTATGTTCTCCAAAACAATATGAACAAAGACCGTCAAAGGCACAGCCATAGTTACCTACATCCCACATTAATATAAGTACCCACCTAACTACTAGAATAATATCCTGCTATTGATGAGAAATAAGTGTATATAGCTCATTCCCTTACCTCGATCATCTTCCGCACGTGACTTGGGGTCTCAACCTCATCCTTCAAATATTTATCGACCTTAGCTTCTTCATACGATACTTTGTAAACAGTTCCTGCATTCTTGTCGTCTTGTTTGTCAGTTTTTGTGTcgttgctgttgtcagatttaGCTTCGGCAGTGTCATTGCCTTCTGCGACGAGTGTGGAATTCACGTCCCTTCGACGTCTGCCGAATGATGGCTCCGATCGGCCCGTGTGGCTCGGACAGTATGCCTGGAAAATAAACAATGGCTCTTGTACTACAATTAAATACAGAATGCGACGATACATGTATTTAGGAGCTTCAAGATATGTCTTGGGCAATCAGGAAAGCTGAAATATCAtcaaaaaaatagaataagtacctactgataaTATAATCATTCACCAATTGAAAATGAAGATAATGTTATGGAATATCTCTCAATGGTCTTTGATGGGAAACTAGTACAGCATTCATTCGAGTTAGCTTCAAAGATAAGTAAGCAAGTTTATCTATGAGGATGCAGTATCCGTAATTAGCTAACCCATTAATATCTTTCTGTTTCATAAGTCATAGGTAACATCCGCAGCAAACAAGACATCGATAAACATCCACTTATTACAGGTTTTTATCTAAGGAGATACTTAATTAGAAACAAATATGATTAAGCGCTTGCCAATTATAGATCGATTTAACATCGAAGCTATAACAGATAAACAGCCTGACTTCTCTTACATAACTTGGGTAATTTCTAGCGTCTATTTATCTATTGAAAAACGAACGCATACtagttacctacctatcatTTGTTATTCACGTGATACATCTAGATAAGCAAAAAGGTCAAGAGTTCCTCAGACTTAGCTAAATTGCATAAACAGCATCTATTTTATGCACGACCCTACATCTTCAGATACACTTATCGTTACGCGATAACCCGGTAACTAAATGAGCttgataatgtatttttttaaagcattgACGTAATTGAAATGGTCTGTTATGGCCTGCTTGAGGTTCATTTTGATAAGGATAACAATAACATGCTAAAGAAAATTGAAAGTCTCCCTAAAGTGAAGTTAGCTACGTCTATGTCATCATTAAGTACTTAAACTAGAATGCTGCCTACTGATAATGATAATCTGTTTGGTAAAACAAAGGGAATAATTTGCAAACGAACCAACATAGCCATAGCAGAATATGTACGGTACAGACTATTACTCAGAGTAGGCAGATCGATCTTCGTTGTACCTATCGAATAACTTGCCCTTTATTGAAACCATTTGTATCAATGAAGAGTCGTTACTGCGCCCCATGTCTTGTTAAGACAATTTATCGGCAAACTCTTGTTAAACGATACCTACCTTCAGAAAGACCTACACAGCTATATGTTCTTTTCTTCGATTATGTAATACATATCTCTTAATGGCAGTTTAATGTGTGTACTGACCGGTTGACATCCATCGCGGCACGTACGCACTGTAGCCTCGAACACTAAGAAGTTGGACTCAGGTATTTTGAACGCATTGAATCTTGCTTCCAAAGAATCTCCGTTGCGGCCTTTGTCTAATTCAGGGAACACATCAGGATCGACTGGGCAACTGTAATAAGAAAAGCGTAGATAGAACTATATTCTTTAATAATCGAGTCTTTATAGAGGTACATACAGAGGAAAGAATATTGATGCAGAAGTCTTTAACTAGGTCGTACACTTACCCAACTCGATCAATCAACTGCACCGAACGTCCCGAATAAGGATCTCGAGCGATTACATTCGTAGCGAATATATCCGTTGCGTAATTATACCCGTCTtgagcttccagtctaaacgtaAGTGGGTCACCAACAGCAATGGTCGTTGTCGGCCTTCCTTGATACAGGATCATCAGACGGACCTTCGAGTTCAATGAACTTTCTTCAGGAAGATATTCGATGGGTATCGGGCTACCGGACCTGTCGACCAAATCATATCCAAGACTACGGTTAGATTCGAAGACATACTTTCTTGTTTGGCTTTACTGACTTTGAATGAATTTGTCACTATAGAgttttggaaaatataaaattgaatcaAATAGACATACATATTCTTTCAAAGTCTGCCGTTAGTAGCTGTTAGTTATAACAGCACTCAAAACCAACAttcaactaactaaataaatcaaactgTTAATGTCTACATTCCAGTAACTGcaaaatataaaggaaaatcttgcacaaacaaacacatcGCTTCGGAAAACCCAACATCTAATAATGATTCTACAACTCTCCCAAAATACAccaccaataaaaacaaaatgtttcagggaatgaaaaatgtttaggaaacatctaaaataaacaatcacgaACACTTATGCAAATGTAAAGGAAAATTTCAGAAGCGAACTCACGAAACACGCAAAATCTGTTACAATGTTAATGAAAAAAGATTTGTGTCtacttgataaaaaaatatcccaaaataAGTAACGTACTTCTAGCTAGCTATAAAGGCCCTAATTGCGTTAACCAGTTCCATGAACTTGATAGTGATAAAACAATACGCCTATTTTGTTATCAAGTAGACACAAATTAGGAGTCTGTAACATAATTCTCACCCGGCGCCTATG includes:
- the LOC110370592 gene encoding negative elongation factor B; amino-acid sequence: MASSSKLPGTGLEEVGVPGQSYLRDALTSCTDPLKAIEEFQLENGILLPSLRPMLPLLDLHGVRRLDFHTSVLEELRDKLIAHINELGSKDGKEHDKKLKELLTKSFPVVKVKSLRPVIMSILKNTPHIDDKFLKVLVKDRELYNDTETEVKRQIWQDNQSLFGDEVSPLLSQYIREKENVLFDQENLTNLFFSPSPKVRRQGAVVQKLAHMIGNSVKLYDMVLQFLRTLFLRTRNVHYCTLRAELLMALHDLEIQDIISVDPCHKFTWCLDACIRERNVDIKRSRELQGFLDSIKRGQEQVLGDLSMTLCDPYAINFLATSAIKILQHLINTEALPRDNTILILLLRMLSLGLSAWVMIDSQEFKEPKLDSQVVTKYLPALMSLMVDDQVRALHNKLPPDERESAITTIEHSGPPPDACEAYMRESSVCGVLAMYYTLHAAKLRDRGALLRILSILGSCKDGRAYEDPFLHALVALLVQLPDEFQGEDFSTVLFDEFFFAGLSKDNVTRHLLKLLWYIHPKLPETRIQTLMKALQPGTQHNESVHKLYETLQQKMTTQTEPVASTSEMEYLDSPLMSVPTPAPYHM
- the LOC110370534 gene encoding CWF19-like protein 1, with the protein product MDKQKTLICGDVNGNFNALFSRVETIVKKSGPFDVLLCAGNFFGDDNSQLDAYKMGTRKVPVTTYVFGPSKSEHVPLYCEEGSEIVPNVIYMGKRGIFTTSADVKIAYLTGLSRRELGKEVPMCTFEPSDCSAVRDACFRGQSEYRGVDLLITTLWPAGIQQDEIQKVDIEQENLSDLLSWLALHIKPRYHFVPSPAKHYERQPYRNLSTHQDYREVATRFIALAPVGNKVKEKWIYACSLQPISKMRITDLLQGTTDETQCPYDPELLKQHQPGKVVKFSGNGQYFFNMDGPEDDQGKRKRKGRDDTQERKKKEFDPDTCWFCLSSPTVEKHLVISVGTHCYLALAKGPLTPYHVLILPIAHHQASTRVPDEIIEEIKKFKGALKKFYASMGMLVVFFERNYRTSHMQIQSVPVPRQCEPQLLEIFQDEAGINSIQMEVLPPYTDIRQVTLPGAPYFHAELPSGDQIYAKTKQHFPLHFGRDVLSCPPILNCEDKADWRQCQLSRQEEEEHVKNFREKFRPFDFTADDDSDSD